In Oncorhynchus nerka isolate Pitt River unplaced genomic scaffold, Oner_Uvic_2.0 unplaced_scaffold_2765, whole genome shotgun sequence, a single window of DNA contains:
- the LOC135567019 gene encoding sulfotransferase 2B1-like, translated as MARLDVTETFHHISFPGHIHTQDSLNYALHFQFRDRDTVIATYPKSGTTWMQEIVTLVKNRGDPQLSKTVPNWARAPWLEQHYSAKVLEATQGHRIITTHLPYNLLASALQGSKAKVIYVTRNPKDVAVSYYHFHKMAKFLPEPNSFDEFLDSFLEGSVSYGSWFDHVKGWTSQAGVLANVLYISYEEMWLVG; from the exons atgGCCAGGCTGGACGTGACAGAGACCTTCCATCACATCTCATTCCCTGGGCACATTCACACCCAGGACTCCCTGAACTATGCCCTCCACTTCCAGTTTCGGGACAGGGACACTGTCATCGCCACCTACCCCAAATCAG GGACTACCTGGATGCAGGAGATTGTAACTCTTGTGAAAAACAGAGGGGACCCACAACTCTCCAAAACTGTGCCCAACTGGGCACGAGCCCCCTGGCTGGAACAGCATTACAGTGCAAAGGTGCTGGAGGCTACCCAGGGGCACCGAATCATCACCACTCACCTGCCCTACAACCTGCTGGCTTCTGCACTCCAGGGCTCCAAAGCTAAG GTCATCTATGTCACCAGAAACCCCAAAGATGTTGCTGTGTCATATTACCACTTCCATAAAATGGCCAAGTTCCTCCCAGAACCCAATTCCTTTGATGAGTTTCTGGATAGTTTTCTGGAGGGATCAG TAAGTTATGGGTCCTGGTTCGATCATGTGAAAGGCTGGACGAGTCAAGCAGGAGTCTTGGCAAATGTTCTTTATATCTCTTATGAGGAGATGTGGCTGGTAGGATAA